One segment of Pseudanabaena sp. PCC 6802 DNA contains the following:
- a CDS encoding class I SAM-dependent methyltransferase, translated as MSYSEKIQQEIEYYKEVANVHDLPPIFHYWSHNYLLPRLNSLGFSNLQNFYISYIEQVAVQDPTSTCTILSLGAGNCDTEIALALALLKKNITNFTFTCIDINHHMLERAKQLILEYHLLSQFDFIETDINSWEVNEKYQIIIANQSLHHFVNLEILFDKIYVALDDLGFFLSHDMIGRNGHMYWPEALEILLPLWSVLEDRHKWNHLLNRFEFIYENWDCSVEGFEGIRSQDILPLLLKKFKFDSFLGFANLINVFIDRCFGHNFKVDNPHDCYFIDFVARLDNYYIEIGKIKPTQMIAAMTKVSVSRTKIYKHLTPEFCVRLPDVTSNGLCTNNNFLERPKIVGVCPFPEGHFYSPIVNIEDVKKSRDKIWMSKPEVLGIDFNDLSHKTLLSEVFPKYLANYDYPSEKQDKAIYHTNNPQFGWLDSRVLFAMLRYLSPQRMIEVGSGYSSLLIADVNCRFLKSQLEFICIEPYPPSFLLEDILFQGISCLIQEKVEDLPVSTFANLKSGDVLFIDSSHVSKTGSDVNYLYFEILPRLSEGVFIHIHDIFLPRDYPEQWIIEERRSWNEQYLVRALLTYSYNFDIVFSCSYAAFKYPELVRHLLRGELYSGGSLWLRKKY; from the coding sequence ATGTCATATAGTGAAAAAATCCAACAGGAAATTGAGTATTATAAAGAGGTCGCAAATGTTCATGATTTACCTCCAATCTTTCATTATTGGTCGCATAATTATTTACTTCCTCGACTCAATTCACTTGGCTTTAGTAACCTTCAAAATTTCTATATAAGCTATATAGAACAGGTTGCGGTGCAAGATCCAACATCAACCTGTACAATCTTAAGTTTAGGTGCTGGCAATTGCGATACAGAAATAGCTTTAGCCCTGGCACTTCTAAAGAAAAATATTACTAACTTTACCTTTACCTGCATAGATATTAACCATCATATGCTGGAAAGAGCTAAACAACTTATTTTAGAATACCACTTACTATCTCAATTTGATTTTATAGAAACTGATATTAATAGCTGGGAAGTTAACGAGAAGTATCAAATCATTATTGCTAATCAAAGTCTGCACCATTTTGTAAATTTAGAGATCTTGTTTGACAAAATCTATGTCGCATTAGATGATTTAGGATTTTTTTTAAGTCATGATATGATTGGTAGGAACGGGCATATGTACTGGCCTGAAGCATTAGAAATCTTACTTCCATTATGGTCTGTATTAGAAGACAGACACAAGTGGAACCACCTACTAAATCGATTTGAATTTATCTATGAAAATTGGGATTGCTCTGTAGAGGGGTTTGAGGGTATTCGCTCGCAAGATATCTTACCACTGCTTTTAAAAAAATTTAAGTTTGATAGTTTTTTAGGTTTTGCAAACTTAATCAACGTTTTTATAGATCGCTGTTTCGGACATAATTTCAAAGTTGACAATCCCCATGATTGCTACTTTATAGATTTTGTTGCTCGTTTGGATAATTATTACATCGAAATTGGCAAAATAAAACCTACACAAATGATAGCAGCTATGACTAAGGTAAGTGTATCAAGAACTAAGATTTACAAACATCTAACTCCAGAATTTTGCGTACGCCTACCTGATGTAACGTCAAATGGATTATGCACAAATAATAATTTTCTAGAGCGACCTAAAATTGTAGGAGTATGTCCCTTCCCAGAAGGTCACTTCTACTCCCCGATTGTTAACATCGAGGACGTAAAAAAATCTAGAGATAAAATTTGGATGTCTAAGCCTGAGGTTTTGGGGATTGATTTTAATGATTTAAGTCACAAAACCTTACTATCTGAAGTATTTCCGAAGTATCTAGCCAATTATGATTACCCATCTGAAAAACAGGATAAAGCCATTTACCATACAAATAATCCCCAGTTTGGATGGCTTGATTCCCGAGTTCTTTTCGCAATGCTACGCTATCTAAGCCCACAGCGCATGATTGAAGTTGGTTCTGGTTATTCCTCATTGTTAATTGCGGATGTAAATTGTCGCTTTCTTAAAAGTCAACTGGAATTTATCTGTATAGAACCATATCCTCCTAGTTTTTTATTAGAAGATATACTCTTTCAAGGTATTAGCTGTCTTATTCAGGAGAAAGTTGAAGATCTCCCAGTATCTACGTTTGCAAACTTGAAAAGTGGTGATGTTTTGTTTATTGACTCCTCTCATGTAAGTAAAACAGGAAGTGATGTAAATTACCTATATTTTGAAATCTTGCCGCGCTTGAGCGAAGGCGTGTTTATTCACATTCATGACATTTTCCTTCCTAGAGACTATCCCGAACAATGGATTATTGAAGAACGGAGGAGTTGGAATGAGCAATACCTTGTACGAGCTCTTTTAACATACTCGTATAATTTTGATATAGTTTTTAGTTGTTCTTATGCGGCTTTTAAGTATCCTGAGTTAGTTAGGCATTTACTCAGAGGTGAGTTATATAGTGGAGGGAGTTTGTGGCTAAGGAAAAAATATTGA
- a CDS encoding glycosyltransferase, whose product MPCSDCPLVSIIIPVYNKIEYTWNCLKSLAKNLSRDIPVEIIVVDDASIDQTAKILEKVEGLILIRNLNNMGFLRSCNQAISKANGEYICLLNNDTEIYPNWLESLVEVLKSNDRVGAVGSKLVYPSGILQEAGGIIWSDATGCNYGRNSNPNAPEYNYLRPVDYCSGASLLVRNSIFKANNGFDRLFAPAYYEDTDLCFFIRHNLGLNVVYQPKSQVIHYEGATSGTDMTCGVKSYQTINATKFAKKWQKVLEDCFENNPFNLSPASRRLIGEQTILVIDSYVPQYDKESGSKRLFQLIEIFKRLNFHIIFAPDNCFPEQPYTSDLQELGVEVLYICESYCTPLEKQIESRLELLNFAWICRPELNKKYTPLLRQNPSIKIIYDTVDLHYVRLRRAWELMPEDIHKATAKRLWQQMQVLELEMAEQADLVVTVSQDEQELLIQQSTSPIAVIPNIHKFYPGAKPPFDLRTDILFIGSYNHPPNVDAVTWLCKSIMPLVWEALPEVKVTLLGSNPPQEVQRLASGRVSIIGYVRDINPYFLNHRVFVAPLRYGAGMKGKVGQSLEYGLPIVSTSIGIEGMGLTHEQNALVADTVSDFAKQILRLYKNRDLWEHLAQNSESTIACFSMESTQKSLESLFRQLDNKIVLVGENNFEIGLECTIARDNKDRSVQTNIRSRPKSFPKLLSESLILNFFSDTQLKSNGLVLDFPYYEVESLGEYKDYEQKMERTFQKRRQLEKLLSLSGKPFKFKGYHFLLNKYVDYEVDFNYSYLDFEGVRLPNFRETCVCSESKLNNRLRGLLRLINYKGLWNLLTKGNVYMTECITPFYQYLIDLNPYMVGSEFLGEAIPLGSQKDGVRNEDITNLSFSDSMFDVLISNDILEHVPSYNKAYAEVYRVLKPGGYLFLTVPFDSNRQEHLIRATVNQDGSINHIEPPEYHGNPLNLDEGILCFQIFGWQLLDELKEAGFQSAKTVFYWSYLHGFLGDNLAIVYAKK is encoded by the coding sequence GTGCCATGCAGCGATTGTCCTCTAGTCTCTATTATCATTCCTGTATATAACAAAATAGAATACACGTGGAACTGTCTCAAATCTTTAGCAAAGAACTTGAGCCGAGATATACCTGTTGAAATCATTGTAGTTGATGATGCCTCTATCGATCAGACAGCCAAAATCTTGGAGAAAGTTGAAGGATTGATTCTGATCCGCAATCTAAACAATATGGGTTTCCTGCGTTCGTGTAACCAAGCAATTAGCAAAGCAAATGGAGAGTATATATGTTTGCTAAATAACGATACAGAAATTTATCCCAACTGGTTAGAAAGCTTAGTGGAGGTACTGAAGTCTAACGATCGAGTAGGTGCGGTAGGATCTAAGCTAGTTTACCCTAGTGGCATATTACAGGAAGCTGGTGGAATTATCTGGAGTGATGCGACTGGATGTAATTATGGTAGAAATTCAAATCCTAATGCTCCCGAATATAACTATCTTAGACCAGTTGATTACTGTTCGGGTGCAAGTTTACTAGTAAGAAATAGTATTTTTAAGGCTAACAATGGTTTCGATCGATTATTTGCACCAGCTTATTATGAAGATACCGATCTGTGCTTCTTCATTCGGCACAACCTTGGCCTAAATGTCGTTTATCAACCCAAATCTCAAGTAATCCATTACGAAGGAGCCACTTCTGGCACTGATATGACATGTGGTGTGAAATCCTATCAAACCATTAATGCTACAAAATTTGCAAAGAAGTGGCAAAAAGTTTTAGAAGACTGTTTTGAGAACAATCCTTTCAATCTATCTCCGGCATCGAGAAGACTTATAGGGGAACAGACTATTTTAGTGATTGACAGTTATGTTCCTCAATATGATAAGGAATCAGGCTCAAAACGTTTATTCCAACTAATTGAAATTTTTAAGCGACTGAATTTTCACATCATTTTTGCACCTGATAATTGCTTCCCTGAACAACCCTATACCTCAGACTTGCAAGAGCTAGGGGTTGAGGTTTTATATATTTGTGAAAGTTACTGTACTCCTTTAGAGAAACAAATTGAGAGTAGGCTTGAACTCCTCAATTTTGCGTGGATTTGTCGACCAGAACTCAATAAAAAATACACACCGCTACTTCGTCAAAACCCCAGCATAAAGATCATCTACGATACGGTTGACTTACACTACGTAAGGTTAAGAAGAGCTTGGGAGTTAATGCCTGAGGATATACATAAAGCTACCGCGAAAAGGTTGTGGCAGCAAATGCAAGTTCTAGAGTTAGAGATGGCTGAACAAGCCGATCTAGTCGTAACTGTTTCTCAAGATGAACAAGAATTACTAATTCAGCAATCTACCTCTCCAATAGCAGTTATCCCAAATATCCATAAATTCTATCCAGGTGCGAAACCACCCTTCGATCTTCGTACTGATATTTTATTTATAGGAAGTTACAATCATCCGCCCAATGTAGATGCTGTTACATGGTTATGTAAATCTATTATGCCGCTTGTATGGGAAGCTTTACCTGAGGTGAAAGTAACACTACTAGGAAGCAATCCACCTCAAGAGGTACAAAGATTAGCAAGCGGCAGAGTAAGTATCATAGGCTATGTTAGGGATATTAATCCATATTTCCTCAATCATAGGGTGTTTGTCGCTCCACTACGTTACGGAGCAGGGATGAAGGGGAAAGTCGGACAAAGCCTTGAGTATGGACTACCGATAGTCTCAACATCAATCGGGATTGAAGGAATGGGGTTAACTCATGAGCAAAATGCATTAGTAGCAGATACAGTCAGTGATTTCGCCAAACAAATTCTTCGACTATACAAAAATAGAGACTTATGGGAACACCTCGCGCAAAATTCAGAAAGCACGATCGCATGTTTTTCAATGGAGTCCACGCAAAAAAGTTTGGAGAGTCTGTTTAGACAATTAGATAATAAGATAGTGTTAGTGGGTGAGAACAACTTCGAAATTGGGCTTGAGTGTACCATTGCCAGAGATAATAAAGATCGTAGTGTACAAACTAACATACGATCCAGACCAAAATCATTTCCAAAATTACTAAGTGAATCCCTAATACTAAATTTCTTTTCAGACACACAACTGAAAAGCAACGGTCTCGTTTTGGATTTTCCATATTATGAGGTCGAAAGCCTAGGTGAATATAAAGACTACGAGCAAAAAATGGAACGCACTTTCCAGAAGCGTCGGCAGCTAGAAAAACTACTGTCTTTATCTGGTAAACCATTTAAGTTCAAAGGATACCATTTTTTACTTAACAAATATGTAGACTACGAAGTTGATTTTAACTACAGCTATTTAGATTTTGAAGGGGTAAGATTGCCAAACTTCCGTGAAACGTGTGTTTGTTCAGAATCAAAACTAAACAACAGACTGCGAGGATTACTTCGACTAATTAATTACAAAGGACTATGGAATTTGCTGACAAAAGGAAACGTCTATATGACAGAATGCATAACTCCCTTCTATCAGTATCTAATCGATCTAAACCCTTATATGGTAGGGAGTGAATTTCTGGGTGAAGCTATTCCTTTGGGAAGCCAGAAAGATGGCGTTAGAAATGAAGATATCACAAATCTATCTTTCTCTGACTCAATGTTTGATGTTTTAATTTCTAATGATATTTTGGAACATGTTCCATCATACAATAAAGCTTATGCAGAAGTTTACAGAGTTCTCAAGCCAGGAGGTTATTTATTTTTAACAGTACCGTTTGATTCCAATAGGCAAGAGCATTTAATTCGGGCGACTGTAAATCAGGATGGATCGATTAATCATATAGAGCCTCCTGAGTATCATGGTAATCCACTAAATTTAGATGAAGGGATATTATGTTTCCAAATCTTTGGCTGGCAACTCTTAGATGAACTAAAAGAAGCAGGATTTCAATCTGCAAAGACAGTTTTTTACTGGTCTTACCTTCACGGATTTTTAGGTGATAACTTAGCAATCGTTTATGCTAAGAAATAA
- a CDS encoding tetratricopeptide repeat protein: protein MSLNNNFEQRIAQLRQPQELMQLADTLLAEGQIERAIDCYRACIERDNNLADAYLKLAKILQQQGKVAEAAGLYRQASTVKNKNLLHKERAIENGRNGASKGVSKEEKTSADLRSRESPTLANPETFDVGIESLIQQAETYLRQGNAQNAIATCQKALQINSQSAQCLKLMGNALTVQKQISEALRYYVRALEIEPSFAEVHANLGSLYAQQQNWEQAISHYQRAIALKPNFSGAYRNLDKIFTQLGKFAEAAECRFKALQLEPKRAKPADLNDVGNILWRHGKADAAIAAYRQAIQIDSRYMAAYFNLAAVLSQLGQLDASNQCYRKALELRMSQPDITLIEGQENSPPALRKEVVPPPQKATPTLKPDASLHLAEFYLSKQQYDLAIDLCQDGVHRSDYTPHQRSQAWRILGAAAQATGKPGDAERYYQKALQLQSNSAVLHDCLGSLHAARQQWPQAVTAFQTAIKIDPQFAPAYRHLAEIWMQLGKWNEGAEYWYRAFQLEPGWATAREYLNLGNMLLQQGKLEKTVNSYQRAIQVDPDLWQAHHNLGEIATSQQDWENAIASYDRAVKANPKSAASYGGMGKVFSAQGNYEKAISSYRQAISVDVNYLPAYDGMGEIFAAQEDWEAAIDCYQEIVEQYPDRSDIQHKLGDLLTRNACYEDAVEAYGNAIAINPRYSWSHNNLGDALSKLEEWEAAADAYSRAISLNPDFVWSHYNLGEALSHSGEWEGAIAAYRNALRIQPDLPYTQHKLGHVLKQRANRDLQEALACYRKAIQENPDELQNYHKALDIKPDDADLYVGLANALARQSNDDGAIVFYQIALQFKPELHDPRTQMERVKKNSLMKH, encoded by the coding sequence ATGTCCCTCAATAATAATTTTGAACAACGGATAGCGCAGCTAAGACAACCACAGGAGTTAATGCAGTTAGCTGATACTCTATTAGCTGAGGGACAGATCGAGCGAGCAATCGATTGCTATCGTGCCTGCATTGAGAGGGATAATAATCTTGCCGATGCCTATCTCAAACTGGCAAAGATTTTGCAGCAGCAGGGAAAAGTTGCCGAGGCAGCAGGTTTATATCGCCAGGCAAGTACTGTAAAAAATAAAAATCTGCTCCATAAAGAACGCGCTATAGAAAATGGGAGGAATGGTGCGAGCAAGGGAGTTAGTAAAGAAGAAAAAACATCCGCAGATTTGCGATCGCGAGAATCTCCCACTCTTGCAAATCCAGAGACATTTGATGTGGGAATAGAGTCTTTAATTCAACAAGCTGAGACATATTTGCGGCAGGGTAACGCTCAAAACGCGATCGCTACTTGTCAGAAAGCACTACAGATAAATTCCCAATCTGCACAGTGCCTTAAACTCATGGGTAATGCTCTGACTGTGCAGAAGCAGATCTCAGAAGCTTTGCGGTACTACGTTAGGGCGTTAGAGATCGAACCAAGTTTTGCGGAGGTACATGCTAATTTAGGAAGTCTGTATGCCCAACAGCAGAATTGGGAACAGGCTATATCTCATTATCAACGCGCGATCGCTCTAAAACCGAACTTTAGCGGCGCGTATCGCAATCTTGACAAAATTTTCACGCAACTCGGTAAGTTTGCCGAAGCTGCCGAGTGCAGGTTCAAAGCTTTGCAGTTGGAACCCAAGCGAGCAAAACCAGCGGACTTAAACGATGTTGGCAATATTTTATGGCGACACGGTAAGGCGGATGCAGCGATCGCCGCCTATCGGCAAGCCATTCAAATAGATTCTCGCTATATGGCTGCCTACTTCAATCTTGCGGCTGTACTCAGTCAACTGGGACAGTTAGATGCCTCTAATCAATGCTACCGTAAAGCACTTGAGTTGAGAATGAGTCAGCCTGACATAACTCTGATCGAGGGTCAGGAGAATTCTCCACCAGCGCTGCGAAAAGAAGTCGTACCTCCCCCTCAAAAAGCAACTCCCACACTTAAACCAGATGCATCTCTCCATTTAGCAGAGTTTTATCTATCCAAACAGCAATACGATCTGGCAATAGACCTTTGTCAAGATGGGGTTCATCGCTCTGACTATACTCCACACCAGCGATCGCAAGCATGGCGGATTTTAGGGGCAGCGGCCCAAGCCACTGGTAAGCCTGGTGATGCCGAGCGTTATTACCAAAAAGCACTACAGCTACAATCTAATTCCGCTGTTCTGCACGATTGCCTGGGCAGTCTGCATGCTGCTCGACAGCAATGGCCGCAAGCAGTTACAGCTTTTCAAACCGCAATAAAAATCGATCCGCAGTTTGCCCCTGCATATCGCCATTTAGCTGAGATATGGATGCAGTTAGGGAAGTGGAATGAGGGGGCTGAGTACTGGTATCGTGCCTTCCAACTAGAGCCAGGTTGGGCGACTGCTAGGGAGTATCTCAATCTAGGGAATATGCTACTGCAACAGGGAAAATTGGAGAAAACAGTAAATTCTTACCAAAGAGCCATTCAGGTCGATCCCGATCTCTGGCAAGCTCATCACAATCTGGGCGAAATCGCTACAAGTCAACAAGATTGGGAAAATGCGATCGCTTCATACGATCGAGCCGTCAAAGCTAACCCCAAAAGTGCTGCTTCCTATGGTGGTATGGGTAAGGTGTTTTCAGCCCAAGGTAACTATGAGAAGGCAATATCTAGCTACCGTCAAGCCATCTCCGTTGATGTCAATTACCTACCTGCCTATGATGGCATGGGTGAAATTTTTGCCGCACAGGAGGATTGGGAAGCAGCGATCGACTGTTATCAGGAGATTGTCGAGCAATATCCCGATCGCTCTGACATCCAGCATAAACTAGGCGATCTCTTGACTCGGAATGCTTGTTATGAAGACGCAGTTGAGGCTTATGGCAATGCGATCGCCATTAATCCTCGCTATTCCTGGTCTCACAATAATCTCGGCGATGCGCTTAGTAAACTAGAGGAATGGGAAGCAGCAGCAGATGCCTACAGTCGGGCGATCTCGCTAAATCCCGATTTCGTTTGGTCGCATTACAATTTGGGCGAAGCTTTGTCGCATTCAGGCGAGTGGGAGGGAGCGATCGCAGCTTATCGTAATGCTCTGAGGATACAACCAGATTTACCCTACACCCAGCATAAGCTCGGTCATGTGCTGAAGCAACGTGCCAATCGGGACTTACAGGAAGCTTTGGCCTGTTACCGCAAGGCAATTCAAGAAAATCCCGACGAGTTGCAGAACTACCACAAGGCATTAGATATCAAACCCGATGATGCCGATCTTTACGTCGGTCTGGCAAATGCACTGGCTAGACAAAGCAATGATGATGGGGCAATCGTGTTTTATCAGATCGCATTGCAATTTAAGCCGGAGTTGCATGACCCACGCACTCAGATGGAGAGAGTAAAAAAAAACTCCCTTATGAAGCACTGA
- a CDS encoding sulfotransferase, with protein MSKSSPLIIASMHRSGSSLVASLLQSAGLQIGERLMEAARDNNIKGFFENLDFVEFHMELLRSHELERNGWTLQKKIKVSDIFIDRAKQIVDRNSTDEYWGWKDPRTTLFLKFWAELLPGAKYLLVFRSPWEVVDSLYRRGDLHFQTQPELAVKMWAHYNKKILKFVNCFPHRCLLANIRTIVDNQKSWIEAINQKFHVCLDVPNSQIYEPSLLQSQTTNSCRSALIEQHFPKAIVLYKRLNTLAWYPNRQAFAERQSELSDRVSSDRSMFFADWRNLRVLEVRNRDLEVQLQQTDAMLKQSQAQICETQTALERSQEQVRETETVLEQSQSQLHEAEAALEQYQYELHEIEAVLEQSQTQLHETETVLDRSQIQLHQAYIELEQTKTQLQQTKVNLEYKEEQLERLRLQYLIGSDSTREKHIQYELLVWDAWYAYQSNELTKMQELLKRSLRCTPFSLTETLLKWLESFTNFSTEKGHRFDSYSLTSSEEWKQLTRRATIVKNSSNLLEKGEVVTIR; from the coding sequence ATGTCAAAATCTTCACCTTTGATTATTGCCAGTATGCATCGCTCGGGTAGCTCTCTCGTAGCTTCTTTACTCCAGAGTGCGGGGTTGCAAATTGGTGAAAGGTTGATGGAAGCGGCTAGAGATAATAATATCAAAGGTTTTTTTGAAAATCTTGATTTTGTGGAATTTCACATGGAGCTACTTCGCTCTCATGAACTCGAGCGAAATGGTTGGACTCTCCAGAAAAAAATTAAAGTTAGCGATATTTTTATCGATCGCGCTAAGCAGATCGTCGATCGAAATTCAACAGATGAATATTGGGGATGGAAAGATCCGCGAACAACTCTGTTCCTGAAATTTTGGGCAGAATTACTCCCTGGAGCAAAATATCTACTGGTCTTTCGCTCGCCTTGGGAAGTAGTAGATTCGCTATATCGGCGTGGCGATCTACACTTTCAAACACAGCCAGAGTTAGCCGTCAAAATGTGGGCGCACTACAACAAAAAAATCCTCAAGTTTGTCAATTGCTTTCCTCATCGATGTCTGTTGGCAAATATTAGAACTATAGTCGATAATCAAAAAAGCTGGATCGAAGCAATTAACCAGAAATTTCATGTTTGTCTCGATGTGCCAAATAGTCAGATTTATGAGCCTTCCCTATTACAGTCTCAAACCACAAATAGTTGTAGATCCGCTTTAATCGAGCAGCACTTCCCCAAGGCAATAGTCCTTTACAAAAGGCTAAATACCCTGGCATGGTACCCCAATCGCCAAGCTTTTGCCGAACGGCAATCGGAACTATCCGATCGCGTTTCTAGCGATCGGTCTATGTTTTTTGCGGACTGGCGCAATCTCCGCGTGCTGGAAGTGCGGAATCGCGATCTAGAAGTGCAGTTGCAACAAACTGACGCTATGCTGAAACAGTCACAAGCACAAATATGTGAAACCCAAACAGCTTTAGAGCGATCGCAGGAACAAGTACGCGAAACTGAAACAGTTTTAGAACAATCTCAGTCTCAACTACACGAAGCTGAAGCAGCATTAGAGCAATATCAATATGAGTTACATGAAATAGAAGCAGTTCTGGAGCAATCTCAGACCCAATTACACGAAACTGAGACTGTTCTCGATCGATCTCAAATACAACTTCATCAAGCTTACATAGAACTGGAACAAACTAAAACTCAGCTTCAGCAGACCAAAGTAAACTTGGAATACAAAGAAGAGCAGTTAGAGCGATTGCGGTTACAGTATCTTATTGGGAGCGATTCAACAAGAGAAAAGCATATACAATACGAACTCTTGGTGTGGGATGCTTGGTATGCTTACCAAAGCAACGAGCTAACTAAAATGCAAGAACTCTTGAAGCGATCGCTGCGATGTACTCCTTTTTCATTGACTGAAACCCTTTTAAAGTGGCTAGAGAGCTTTACCAACTTCTCCACAGAGAAAGGTCATAGATTTGACTCATATTCTCTGACAAGCTCAGAGGAGTGGAAGCAGCTAACAAGGCGTGCTACGATCGTTAAGAACAGTAGTAATTTACTTGAGAAGGGCGAAGTTGTTACTATTCGATGA
- a CDS encoding glycosyltransferase family 2 protein, whose product MMSAPKPLVSVIIPVYNGDRYIAQAIESILAQTYTNYEIIVIDDGSTDNTRDRLQPYWHQIRYFYQENQGVAAARNRGISESNGELVAFLDQDDFFLPHKLEVQVAGWDANPLLAIVNSGWRVVDLDGREISDPEIWRNFPHLTVEDWIIWKPVFIGAMLFEREWLARVGSFDTRLSQTPDIDLALRLVVTGCQSAWVAQSTVCYRQHDRNASRDVLAQAKELEIVLDRLFSHPNLTPEIGSLERRSRYQSLVWSAAKLYHHGDESGTIHYLEKSADYSPYCFTEMVLDWLYQFRDYALAYGHQFDTYALSSSRGWIKLMNSLLCTAPTFAQT is encoded by the coding sequence ATGATGTCAGCCCCAAAGCCGCTTGTAAGTGTCATTATTCCTGTCTACAATGGCGATCGCTACATTGCCCAAGCCATAGAGAGCATACTGGCTCAAACCTATACCAACTACGAAATTATCGTTATTGATGACGGTTCTACAGATAACACTCGCGATCGCTTGCAACCTTACTGGCATCAAATCCGCTACTTCTATCAAGAAAATCAGGGGGTAGCGGCAGCTCGCAATCGCGGTATTAGTGAAAGCAATGGGGAACTGGTTGCTTTTCTAGATCAAGATGATTTTTTCTTGCCCCACAAACTGGAGGTGCAAGTAGCTGGCTGGGATGCTAACCCTTTGTTGGCTATTGTAAATAGCGGGTGGCGCGTAGTCGATCTTGACGGTAGAGAGATTAGCGATCCGGAGATATGGCGAAATTTTCCTCATTTAACCGTCGAAGACTGGATAATTTGGAAGCCTGTATTTATAGGTGCGATGCTATTTGAACGGGAATGGTTAGCAAGGGTCGGCAGCTTTGACACTAGATTAAGCCAGACACCCGATATCGATCTCGCGCTCAGATTAGTAGTAACAGGCTGTCAGTCTGCTTGGGTAGCGCAATCTACGGTTTGCTACCGCCAGCACGACCGGAACGCCTCGCGAGATGTGCTAGCACAGGCGAAGGAATTGGAAATCGTTCTAGATCGGTTGTTTAGCCACCCCAATCTCACCCCTGAGATCGGATCGCTCGAACGGCGATCGCGCTATCAAAGTCTGGTGTGGAGTGCAGCTAAGCTATATCATCATGGTGATGAGTCTGGCACGATCCATTACTTAGAAAAATCGGCGGACTACAGTCCGTACTGCTTTACTGAAATGGTTCTAGATTGGCTCTATCAATTTAGAGACTATGCGCTAGCATATGGGCATCAATTCGACACCTATGCTTTAAGTAGTTCGAGGGGATGGATAAAGCTTATGAATTCTCTGCTTTGCACTGCCCCCACATTTGCTCAAACCTAA
- a CDS encoding Uma2 family endonuclease yields MQVALKQIVVPSGEKLLMKDVSWQMYEQILDELGEHRTARINYSQGILEIMSSLPEHEVSKVIIGNFVEIILEELDIEFWSLGSTTFKRELMNAGLEADDCFYIENEARVRGKDRIDLESDPPPDLAIEIALTSRTKLDNYEKLGVRELWRFNGKKLEINILQDTKYIQSNSSFHFPNISVGEAIPRYLETSKTEGRNKTMKSFRAWIREQIQHLNRN; encoded by the coding sequence ATGCAGGTCGCACTAAAGCAAATAGTTGTTCCCTCTGGCGAGAAATTACTGATGAAAGATGTCAGTTGGCAGATGTACGAGCAAATTTTAGACGAGTTGGGCGAACATCGTACGGCACGGATTAATTACAGTCAAGGAATACTGGAAATTATGTCATCTCTACCAGAGCATGAAGTGAGTAAGGTAATTATTGGTAACTTTGTAGAGATTATCCTGGAAGAACTGGATATTGAGTTTTGGAGTCTAGGTTCTACTACGTTCAAACGAGAGCTGATGAATGCTGGTTTGGAAGCTGACGACTGTTTCTATATAGAGAATGAAGCCCGCGTTCGCGGTAAGGACAGGATCGATCTAGAATCAGATCCGCCTCCCGATCTAGCAATTGAGATCGCTCTTACTTCTCGAACAAAGTTAGATAATTACGAGAAGCTTGGCGTTCGCGAACTGTGGCGCTTCAATGGCAAAAAGCTCGAAATTAATATATTGCAAGATACCAAATATATTCAGTCAAACAGTAGCTTTCATTTTCCAAATATTTCTGTAGGGGAAGCGATCCCTCGATACTTGGAGACAAGTAAAACTGAAGGAAGAAATAAAACAATGAAATCTTTTCGAGCTTGGATTCGAGAGCAAATTCAACACCTAAATAGAAATTAA